Within Mongoliitalea daihaiensis, the genomic segment TGCTATCATCAGTAGCATTTTCGGTGTACCATTCTGCTAAGAACATCATGTATTCAATACCACTTCTCACCGTGTGAACATTCTTCACATCTCCTGCAATCACGTGACCTGCATACATGTTACCCAATGTGGAATCTTCCCATCCTGGAACAATGATTGGTAAATTTTTCTTTGCTGCTTCTAGCAACCAAGAATTTTTGGGATCTATCTGAAAGGATTCATCCATTTTACCAGAAAGAAGAATCTTGTAGAAAAACTCATGTGGAAAATATCGCTCACCTTTCTGATCGGCGGCCATCCATTCTTCCAAAATGACATTTTCGATTCTCCTCATCGCTTCCATTTCTGGAATACATGTATCGGTTACTCGATTTAAATGTCTATCTAACAAATCCTGTTCCTGTTCTGCAGAAAGCTCCCGATAATTTGGAATCCTTTCATAATAATTATGTGCAACTAGGTTAAATACATCTTCTTCCAAGTTAGCACCTGTACAAGAAATAATTTGAACTTTATCCTGACGGATCATTTCAGCCAATGAAATCCCCAACTCAGCTGTTGACATGGCACCTGCAAGAGTTACCATCATTTTACCACCATTATCCAAATGGGTTTTATATCCTTCGGCAGCATCTATCAAAGCAGCTGCATTAAAATGCCTGTAGTTGTGTTTCAGAAACTCCGTAATTTTCATGGGTTAGTTTTTTAATTTGATTGCAAAAGTACCAAATATTAGGTGACAAAAAAAGCCCCACCGGTAAAGTGGGGCTTTTATGAAAAGGTATAAAACTCTTATTTAGTAGGAGTTTTTGAACCAATATATTTTTTATTCAAACCTTCAAGTATTTCATCTGTAATATCTAAGGCCTTGTTGGAATACCAAATAGCCCCTCCTCTTGTGTAGGATAAAATCATTTCAAAACCATTTTCCTCTGCATAGCTAGTCAAATACTCTTGAATTTGATCATAAACATCACTGTATAACTTGGACTCGTCTGCAGATAATTCCTGCATTAAGTTATCACGGAAAGTCATTAAATTTCTTTCCTTCTTCATCAAGTCTTCTTGTTTTGCACGCGCTTGATTTTGAGTCATTGAACCAGCTGTTTGCTCAAAGTTGGCTACTTCTTGTTCAAAACCTCTTGCACGTGAACTTAAGTCAGTTTCAAAT encodes:
- a CDS encoding deoxyhypusine synthase family protein; this encodes MKITEFLKHNYRHFNAAALIDAAEGYKTHLDNGGKMMVTLAGAMSTAELGISLAEMIRQDKVQIISCTGANLEEDVFNLVAHNYYERIPNYRELSAEQEQDLLDRHLNRVTDTCIPEMEAMRRIENVILEEWMAADQKGERYFPHEFFYKILLSGKMDESFQIDPKNSWLLEAAKKNLPIIVPGWEDSTLGNMYAGHVIAGDVKNVHTVRSGIEYMMFLAEWYTENATDDSTIGFFQIGGGIAGDFPICVVPMLHQDLQRDNVPLWGYFCQISDSTTSYGSYSGAVPNEKITWGKLGLETPKYIIESDATIVAPLVFAIVLDQ
- a CDS encoding OmpH family outer membrane protein; translated protein: MRKLVSAFGLLTLMAVALVSCKQGSENTTASTSPEGTPSETAMTDIKVAYVVTDSLIAKYEFFKEKSEEITEKGRKFETDLSSRARGFEQEVANFEQTAGSMTQNQARAKQEDLMKKERNLMTFRDNLMQELSADESKLYSDVYDQIQEYLTSYAEENGFEMILSYTRGGAIWYSNKALDITDEILEGLNKKYIGSKTPTK